The following are encoded together in the uncultured Sphaerochaeta sp. genome:
- a CDS encoding O-antigen ligase family protein: protein MKYLVFLVAMAAGVPFIAITSSLSPRLKRLFFAVMVVSFLFNSMTSINILSMEYYRGPVRGFEVTFADLIAWGLALGMLVRTPSKIVWKPRFTIILFVFFAYAIISLLRAGNSILGWFAIWQLARAGALYWVTVNFFKTEDVSRESIKTLIGAYIASGIILALITFKQKYLDGIYRAWAFFDHSNTIPSFTLIFMCVLLVWLLYEKNVSFLLFFLALTAALGSLFAIFATGSRTGMAAGAALVVGSLIVGNRKNSDIRAKRTTLLIIVCMIIGAIFVADTVIDRFLNAPPASEEARNEFEIAAEMMAEDHPTGVGLNLYSKVLTETQEYRQHIEVMRNEEQAGVAHHIYLLTAAEVGYLGLLLFTTILLIFLASMIISGIRWSTLEQRLLLAVAMGFTMVCAIGFYEWVLRQTPVLYQTVVALGFTQALFDKASPVKERNT, encoded by the coding sequence ATGAAATATCTAGTATTCCTCGTGGCAATGGCAGCCGGGGTTCCATTCATAGCAATAACATCCTCTCTCTCGCCCCGTCTCAAACGGTTGTTTTTTGCCGTCATGGTAGTTTCTTTTCTTTTCAATTCCATGACCAGTATCAATATTCTTTCCATGGAATACTATAGAGGACCGGTAAGAGGGTTCGAAGTTACTTTTGCCGACCTTATTGCCTGGGGGCTTGCCCTCGGTATGCTTGTACGTACCCCCTCCAAGATTGTGTGGAAACCACGATTCACCATTATCCTGTTTGTATTCTTTGCCTATGCAATAATCAGCCTGCTCCGTGCAGGCAACTCAATCCTCGGATGGTTTGCCATCTGGCAACTGGCAAGAGCGGGAGCCCTCTATTGGGTGACGGTCAACTTCTTCAAGACTGAGGATGTCTCCAGGGAATCGATCAAGACACTCATCGGAGCATATATTGCTTCTGGGATTATCCTTGCCCTCATTACGTTCAAGCAGAAATATCTGGACGGTATCTATAGGGCTTGGGCATTCTTTGATCACTCCAATACCATACCCTCTTTTACACTCATCTTCATGTGTGTCCTACTTGTTTGGCTCTTGTATGAGAAGAATGTCAGCTTCCTCCTATTCTTTCTTGCACTTACAGCTGCCTTGGGAAGCCTGTTTGCCATCTTTGCTACCGGCTCGCGTACAGGAATGGCCGCTGGAGCGGCCCTGGTAGTTGGTTCATTGATTGTGGGGAACCGAAAGAACAGTGACATACGAGCGAAACGAACCACCCTCCTTATCATCGTCTGTATGATCATAGGAGCAATCTTTGTTGCAGACACCGTCATAGACCGTTTCCTCAATGCACCACCGGCAAGTGAGGAAGCCAGAAATGAGTTCGAGATTGCAGCAGAGATGATGGCAGAAGACCATCCCACAGGAGTAGGGCTGAACCTGTACTCAAAGGTGCTCACAGAAACCCAGGAGTACCGACAACACATAGAAGTTATGAGAAACGAAGAACAAGCCGGAGTCGCCCACCACATCTACCTGCTTACCGCGGCGGAGGTGGGTTATCTTGGGTTGCTTCTATTTACCACGATTCTCTTGATTTTCCTTGCGAGCATGATCATCAGTGGCATACGATGGAGTACACTGGAACAGCGACTACTGCTGGCAGTTGCAATGGGCTTTACGATGGTGTGTGCGATAGGATTCTATGAGTGGGTACTCCGACAGACTCCAGTACTCTATCAGACAGTGGTTGCGTTGGGATTCACGCAAGCCTTGTTTGATAAAGCTTCCCCTGTAAAAGAGAGAAATACATAA